A single Desulfurobacterium sp. TC5-1 DNA region contains:
- a CDS encoding aminopeptidase P family protein, protein MLERIAAKIKKYGDLLITIDGKERFYLTKFPSSFGVVVITAEGEGFFFTDKRYLNAARERAKKFNVLEWKSFENLKEIFGNRKVIVDGERVTLKQFNEIEKHFETTTVNGFLKEFRVVKTEEEICAIARAVAIAEQSLRDVLHLLKPGITEYQFRKELVNRMFHYGSEESFETIVASGKGASIPHWKTSHKEVKDGDVVIVDFGSIFGGYLSDITRTFLIGNVSYELKKIYNITLEAQLKGIEAAKSGMPCREVDKIVRDFITEKGYGDYFVHGTGHGIGVEIHEAPTLSPKSNEILKKNSVVTVEPGIYIPELGGVRIEDDVLVREDGGYSLITLQK, encoded by the coding sequence ATGCTTGAAAGGATAGCCGCAAAGATAAAAAAGTACGGTGATCTTTTAATAACCATTGATGGAAAGGAACGGTTCTATCTCACAAAGTTTCCGTCGTCATTTGGCGTCGTGGTTATCACAGCAGAAGGTGAAGGCTTTTTCTTCACCGATAAACGCTACCTTAACGCTGCAAGAGAAAGAGCAAAAAAGTTCAACGTTTTAGAGTGGAAAAGCTTTGAAAACCTGAAAGAAATTTTCGGGAACAGGAAGGTAATAGTTGACGGCGAAAGAGTAACGTTAAAACAGTTTAACGAAATAGAAAAACACTTTGAAACCACCACGGTCAACGGCTTTTTGAAAGAGTTTCGCGTGGTAAAAACGGAAGAAGAGATCTGCGCCATAGCCCGTGCAGTTGCCATTGCCGAACAGTCATTAAGGGACGTTCTGCACCTTTTAAAACCGGGTATAACAGAGTATCAGTTCAGAAAAGAGTTAGTAAACAGAATGTTTCACTACGGCAGCGAAGAATCGTTTGAGACGATAGTCGCATCCGGGAAAGGTGCATCTATTCCTCACTGGAAAACCTCTCATAAAGAGGTAAAGGACGGTGATGTTGTTATTGTTGATTTCGGTTCAATTTTCGGCGGCTATCTTTCAGACATAACAAGAACTTTTCTTATAGGAAACGTTTCTTACGAACTTAAAAAGATTTACAATATAACCCTTGAAGCTCAATTAAAAGGAATAGAAGCAGCAAAATCGGGCATGCCCTGCCGCGAAGTTGATAAAATAGTAAGAGATTTCATCACTGAAAAGGGATACGGTGACTACTTTGTCCACGGTACGGGACACGGAATAGGCGTTGAAATCCACGAAGCACCAACGTTAAGCCCGAAATCAAATGAGATTTTAAAGAAAAACAGCGTTGTAACGGTAGAACCGGGTATATACATACCCGAACTTGGCGGCGTAAGAATTGAAGATGATGTTTTAGTAAGAGAGGACGGAGGTTATTCACTTATAACCCTTCAAAAGTAA
- a CDS encoding HD domain-containing protein, with amino-acid sequence MDVLVRDIYKMPAGQEFKGFFIIESAEIKKHRTGEPYLRLIVSDRTGTLPILWWKPPKDADLTIFKKGDVVFIEAYVELFQGNVQPKIKFMRHAEKAEFKREKFIKVSRFDVEEQFTKLLEIIETIENPYLKKLLELIFYDDEIASAFMKAPGGKFIHHASIGGLLEHTLGVVEICEVVAKRYKSIDRDLLITAAILHDIGKIDEYSMDVAIDRTDEGILLGHIFTGSELISKKIDEIEGFPKTLKVKLLHCILSHHGEYEFGSPKKPKTLEAVALHYADALDSKVKGYEEHIERELGEGKGWTKRHFAYEVPIYFDGEISYE; translated from the coding sequence ATGGACGTACTTGTAAGGGACATTTATAAAATGCCGGCAGGGCAGGAGTTTAAGGGCTTTTTTATAATAGAGAGCGCCGAGATCAAAAAGCACCGAACGGGCGAACCATACTTGAGACTTATCGTTTCTGACAGGACAGGAACTCTTCCAATTCTCTGGTGGAAGCCGCCAAAGGATGCAGACCTCACAATTTTCAAAAAAGGTGACGTCGTTTTTATTGAAGCTTACGTTGAACTTTTTCAGGGAAACGTCCAGCCAAAGATAAAATTTATGCGCCACGCAGAAAAAGCCGAATTTAAGAGAGAAAAATTTATAAAGGTAAGCAGGTTTGACGTTGAAGAACAGTTTACAAAGCTGCTTGAAATTATTGAAACGATAGAAAATCCATACCTGAAAAAACTTCTTGAACTCATATTCTACGACGATGAGATTGCATCAGCATTTATGAAAGCACCAGGTGGAAAGTTCATCCATCATGCCTCCATCGGTGGTCTTTTAGAACACACTTTAGGGGTTGTTGAAATATGCGAAGTCGTGGCAAAAAGGTATAAAAGCATAGACAGAGATCTCCTCATTACTGCTGCAATACTTCATGACATAGGAAAGATAGACGAATACAGCATGGACGTAGCAATTGATAGAACAGACGAAGGAATACTCTTAGGCCACATTTTCACGGGAAGCGAACTAATCTCTAAAAAAATTGATGAAATAGAAGGATTTCCTAAAACCTTAAAAGTAAAACTGCTCCACTGCATCCTTTCCCACCACGGTGAGTACGAATTCGGTTCACCAAAAAAACCAAAAACACTCGAGGCGGTAGCTCTCCACTATGCGGACGCCCTCGATTCTAAAGTCAAAGGATACGAAGAGCACATAGAGAGAGAGCTTGGTGAAGGAAAGGGATGGACAAAGAGACACTTTGCCTATGAAGTTCCTATCTACTTTGACGGGGAGATTAGCTATGAGTGA
- a CDS encoding tRNA-dihydrouridine synthase family protein, which produces MNKLEIKREVILAPMAGYTHSAFRRLCRRLGADRVYSELMNATGIVFKRIEKELAYFTEEERPIHLQLYGRNPEEIARAAVKVVKEYKPDAVDINFGCSVKKVLKAKSAGYLLQFPEIMGEIVRETVNALKPYGVPVTAKIRLGFHEDNLEKIAEELIEAGVSLIALHPRLARELFTGKARWERIRDLKKISPVPVVGSGDVWSWKDIERMFEETGCDGVMAGRGAISNPWIFKEFKEKRDYKATFGERIEFLLEELKLMWEFMEKERACKEIKMEAVQLFKGIRGKAKLNERVMRSKSCEELIKGLEELRQYINR; this is translated from the coding sequence TTGAATAAGTTAGAGATAAAAAGAGAAGTCATCCTTGCACCTATGGCAGGATACACCCACTCTGCGTTTCGGAGGCTGTGCAGGCGGCTCGGTGCCGACAGGGTCTATTCAGAACTCATGAACGCTACCGGTATCGTTTTTAAAAGAATAGAAAAAGAACTTGCCTACTTCACCGAAGAGGAGCGGCCGATACATTTACAGCTTTACGGAAGAAACCCCGAAGAGATAGCAAGAGCTGCTGTTAAAGTGGTAAAGGAGTATAAGCCCGATGCTGTAGATATAAACTTCGGCTGTTCCGTTAAAAAGGTTTTAAAAGCAAAATCTGCAGGATACCTTCTCCAGTTTCCCGAAATTATGGGGGAGATAGTAAGGGAGACTGTTAATGCCCTTAAACCTTACGGTGTTCCTGTTACTGCCAAAATCAGGCTCGGCTTTCATGAAGACAACCTTGAAAAGATAGCCGAAGAACTGATAGAAGCAGGTGTTTCCCTCATTGCACTTCATCCGCGGCTTGCAAGGGAACTTTTCACAGGAAAGGCACGGTGGGAAAGGATAAGAGACCTTAAAAAAATTTCACCTGTTCCTGTTGTTGGCAGCGGTGATGTCTGGAGCTGGAAAGATATAGAGAGAATGTTTGAAGAGACCGGCTGTGACGGTGTCATGGCAGGCAGAGGCGCCATTTCAAATCCCTGGATATTTAAAGAATTTAAAGAAAAAAGAGACTACAAAGCAACATTTGGCGAAAGAATAGAATTTCTTTTGGAAGAACTAAAATTAATGTGGGAATTTATGGAAAAAGAAAGAGCCTGCAAAGAGATAAAAATGGAAGCAGTCCAGCTTTTCAAGGGCATCCGCGGCAAAGCAAAGTTAAATGAAAGAGTAATGCGAAGCAAAAGCTGTGAGGAGCTGATAAAAGGTTTAGAGGAGTTGCGTCAATATATAAACCGTTAA
- the comD gene encoding sulfopyruvate decarboxylase subunit alpha, giving the protein MEATGFITGTLKGLKIDYVLSLPCDRVKTLLAKLDDVYGKKHIHLSREEEGLGIAAGLFAGGKRYALFIQSSGVGNIFGALMTLIKTYRIPLPIFVSHRGIYKEKIFPQVLMGEVTENLFKACGVPVVKVYDKSALPIIPKAVEEAFRKREPIAILLSPALFEGEEYKNPVFEKEREKVVSVKVEKSIKNPDMRRFEAVAELFSFLKEKGDKGTVLFANIGFPAREVYHLKNLFGIENSVFYMLGSLGLVSSIALGYSVATGRSVISIDGDGSLLMNTGTLATCSSYAPENFRIFCVDNGTWGSTGDQENFNFSTVDVEVVAKGMGFKNTSSVWKRDGLKEKLEWFFTSDKPFLQVVVNPGNEKVGTIPLSPEEILREVKVDSCY; this is encoded by the coding sequence ATGGAAGCTACGGGATTTATAACGGGTACTTTGAAAGGTTTAAAGATAGATTATGTTCTTTCTCTTCCGTGTGATAGGGTTAAGACGTTACTGGCTAAACTTGATGATGTTTACGGTAAAAAGCACATTCACCTTTCAAGGGAGGAAGAGGGTTTAGGTATAGCTGCGGGACTTTTTGCCGGCGGCAAGCGTTATGCTCTTTTCATTCAGTCTTCCGGTGTGGGTAACATTTTCGGTGCTCTTATGACGCTGATAAAGACTTACAGAATTCCCCTTCCCATCTTTGTTTCTCACAGGGGTATTTATAAAGAGAAAATTTTTCCTCAGGTTTTGATGGGCGAGGTTACGGAAAACCTTTTTAAAGCCTGCGGTGTTCCTGTTGTAAAGGTTTATGATAAGAGTGCCCTGCCTATCATTCCAAAAGCTGTAGAAGAAGCTTTTAGGAAGAGGGAGCCAATAGCCATTCTGCTTTCTCCTGCACTTTTTGAAGGTGAAGAGTATAAAAATCCGGTATTTGAGAAAGAGAGAGAAAAAGTTGTTTCTGTTAAGGTTGAAAAAAGTATTAAAAATCCCGACATGAGAAGGTTTGAAGCTGTGGCGGAACTTTTCTCTTTCCTGAAGGAAAAGGGAGATAAAGGTACGGTTCTTTTTGCAAACATCGGTTTCCCGGCAAGGGAAGTTTACCATCTTAAAAACCTTTTTGGTATCGAAAATTCCGTTTTTTACATGCTCGGAAGTCTTGGCCTTGTTTCCTCAATAGCCCTTGGATACTCTGTTGCAACAGGCAGATCCGTTATTTCCATAGACGGTGACGGTTCCCTTTTAATGAACACGGGAACGCTTGCAACGTGCAGCAGCTACGCACCGGAAAACTTTAGAATTTTCTGCGTTGATAACGGAACGTGGGGAAGCACCGGTGATCAGGAGAACTTTAACTTTTCAACGGTTGATGTTGAGGTTGTTGCAAAGGGAATGGGCTTTAAAAACACTTCTTCGGTATGGAAAAGGGACGGTTTGAAGGAAAAGCTTGAGTGGTTCTTTACATCCGATAAACCGTTCCTTCAGGTTGTTGTTAATCCCGGAAATGAAAAGGTCGGAACAATTCCCCTTTCTCCAGAAGAGATTTTAAGAGAGGTTAAGGTTGATTCTTGCTACTGA
- the acpP gene encoding acyl carrier protein, which yields MAENIEEKVKELIADRLGVDPEEVTPDASFVEDLGADSLDTVELVMALEEEFGIEIPDEDAEKIQTVGDAIEYIKNHT from the coding sequence ATGGCAGAAAACATCGAAGAAAAGGTGAAAGAACTTATCGCCGATAGACTTGGAGTTGATCCCGAAGAAGTAACTCCAGATGCTTCTTTTGTAGAAGACCTCGGCGCAGACTCTCTTGACACAGTTGAGCTCGTTATGGCTCTTGAGGAAGAGTTCGGAATTGAAATTCCTGACGAAGACGCTGAAAAGATTCAAACAGTTGGCGACGCCATCGAATACATCAAAAACCACACCTAA
- the purN gene encoding phosphoribosylglycinamide formyltransferase — MKIAVLASGRGSNFKKIAEAVEAGKIQAEIALLITDRETAGAINIAREFGINICYLPFKKFSNRETYDEKIVSILKREGVSLVCLAGYMRIVTPTFVKAFENRIMNIHPSLLPAFPGLGVHKKVLEYGAKFSGATVHFIDTGVDTGPIIIQAVVPVKPEDTPDTLANRILEWEHRIYPQAVKWFVEGRITINERKVTVKGASYDSPPVVPALEDF; from the coding sequence ATGAAAATAGCAGTCCTTGCTTCTGGAAGAGGTTCAAATTTTAAGAAAATAGCAGAAGCCGTAGAGGCAGGAAAAATTCAAGCTGAAATAGCATTGCTTATCACTGACAGAGAAACCGCCGGTGCGATAAATATTGCAAGAGAATTTGGAATAAACATTTGCTACCTGCCTTTCAAAAAATTTTCAAATAGAGAAACTTACGATGAAAAAATCGTTTCCATATTAAAACGGGAAGGTGTATCCCTCGTCTGTCTTGCCGGTTACATGAGAATAGTTACGCCAACTTTCGTAAAAGCCTTTGAAAACAGAATAATGAACATACACCCTTCGCTCCTTCCCGCTTTTCCAGGACTTGGCGTTCACAAAAAAGTTCTGGAATACGGTGCAAAGTTTTCCGGCGCCACAGTCCACTTTATTGATACCGGTGTTGACACAGGTCCAATAATCATTCAGGCGGTTGTACCTGTAAAGCCGGAAGACACGCCTGACACACTTGCTAATAGAATCTTGGAATGGGAGCACAGAATTTATCCCCAGGCTGTAAAGTGGTTCGTTGAAGGCAGGATAACAATCAACGAAAGAAAGGTTACAGTAAAAGGTGCATCCTATGACTCCCCGCCGGTCGTTCCGGCACTGGAGGACTTTTGA
- the fabG gene encoding 3-oxoacyl-[acyl-carrier-protein] reductase, which yields MAKSIDLSGKVALVTGGTRGIGRAIAVALKSAGAIVYITGTNEERTKQAAEEIGVNGVKMNVCDREEVKKVVSEIAEKEGKIDILINNAGITRDTLFMRMKDEDWDAVIETNLTGIYNVTRQVVPLMMKKKTGSIVNISSVVGFTGNPGQVNYSSTKAALVGFTKSLAKEVASRGIRVNAVAPGYITTDMTQKIPEKVKDALIKSIPMRREGEPSEVADAVLFLVSDMASYITGTTIHVNGGLF from the coding sequence ATGGCAAAAAGCATCGATTTAAGCGGTAAAGTTGCCCTCGTAACAGGCGGCACAAGAGGTATAGGAAGGGCAATAGCTGTTGCTCTTAAAAGTGCAGGTGCAATAGTCTATATCACGGGAACAAACGAAGAGAGAACAAAGCAAGCCGCAGAAGAGATAGGCGTAAACGGCGTGAAGATGAATGTCTGCGACAGAGAAGAGGTCAAAAAAGTTGTTTCAGAGATAGCGGAAAAAGAGGGAAAAATAGACATTCTCATAAACAACGCCGGCATTACAAGGGACACCCTTTTTATGAGAATGAAGGATGAAGATTGGGATGCAGTAATAGAAACAAACCTCACAGGCATCTACAATGTAACAAGGCAGGTAGTCCCCCTTATGATGAAAAAGAAAACCGGCTCCATCGTCAACATCTCCTCTGTCGTTGGATTCACAGGAAACCCGGGACAGGTTAACTACTCATCTACAAAAGCAGCACTTGTTGGATTTACGAAATCCTTGGCAAAAGAAGTTGCATCTCGGGGAATCCGCGTAAACGCCGTAGCACCGGGATACATAACAACAGACATGACGCAGAAAATACCGGAAAAGGTAAAAGATGCCCTAATAAAGTCCATACCTATGCGCAGAGAAGGTGAACCATCAGAGGTTGCAGACGCCGTCCTATTTTTAGTGTCAGACATGGCGTCATACATCACAGGCACCACAATTCACGTCAACGGTGGACTTTTCTAA
- the hslU gene encoding ATP-dependent protease ATPase subunit HslU, producing the protein MFKNIFRKKGNEEGFLTPKQIVEELDKYIVGQQEAKKAVAIALRNRWRRQKLPEDMREEVAPKNIIMIGPTGVGKTEIARRLAKLVNAPFVKVEATKFTEVGYVGRDVESMIRDLVEIAVNMVKEEKIEEVKVKARELAYERLLDHMIPEQPAKPQSLETLFDVFLPSQSKKKEEPLAREIKKERERYLKLLKEGKLDEEEVEIPVTVETPANIGVIGIGPGMGGDAGNIQDIISSLFPKPKKMRKMKVKEALRYLEQEEAQKLIDMDEVIKEAINRVENHGIVFIDEIDKVAAKGSGKGPDVSREGVQRDLLPIVEGSKVPTKYGLIKTDHILFIAAGAFHIAKPSDLLPELQGRFPIRVELKPLTKEDFIRILTEPKNALTKQYTELLKTEGVEIEFTEDGIEEIAKMAEEANTKAENIGARRLHTVLERLLEDISFNAPEMKGQKVIINREYVKERLGNIIEDEDLTRYIL; encoded by the coding sequence ATGTTTAAGAATATCTTCAGAAAAAAGGGAAACGAGGAAGGATTTCTGACACCAAAACAGATAGTTGAAGAGCTGGATAAATACATCGTAGGACAGCAGGAAGCAAAGAAAGCGGTTGCCATTGCCCTTAGAAACAGGTGGAGAAGGCAAAAACTTCCTGAAGATATGAGAGAAGAAGTTGCGCCCAAAAATATTATTATGATAGGACCTACAGGCGTTGGAAAAACGGAAATAGCAAGGAGATTGGCAAAGCTTGTAAATGCACCGTTCGTGAAAGTAGAAGCCACAAAGTTTACAGAAGTCGGTTACGTCGGAAGAGACGTAGAATCAATGATAAGAGACCTTGTTGAAATAGCGGTTAACATGGTAAAAGAGGAAAAGATAGAAGAGGTAAAGGTAAAGGCGAGAGAACTTGCTTACGAAAGACTTCTTGACCACATGATACCGGAACAGCCCGCCAAACCTCAATCCCTTGAAACTCTATTTGACGTTTTTCTGCCTTCACAATCAAAGAAAAAAGAAGAACCATTAGCAAGAGAGATTAAAAAGGAAAGGGAAAGATACCTGAAGCTTTTAAAAGAAGGAAAACTTGATGAAGAAGAGGTTGAGATACCGGTAACCGTTGAAACACCTGCCAACATAGGCGTAATAGGCATAGGTCCCGGGATGGGAGGCGACGCCGGAAACATTCAGGACATAATTTCCTCGCTCTTTCCAAAGCCTAAAAAGATGCGAAAAATGAAAGTAAAAGAAGCCCTCAGATACCTTGAACAGGAAGAGGCACAAAAACTGATAGACATGGACGAAGTAATCAAAGAGGCAATAAATCGCGTTGAAAATCACGGCATCGTTTTCATAGACGAAATAGATAAGGTAGCTGCAAAGGGAAGCGGAAAAGGCCCGGACGTTTCAAGGGAAGGTGTCCAGAGAGATCTGCTGCCGATAGTAGAAGGCTCAAAAGTGCCAACAAAATACGGCCTGATAAAGACAGACCACATACTATTCATAGCGGCCGGTGCTTTCCACATAGCAAAACCTTCTGACCTGCTACCGGAACTTCAGGGAAGATTCCCGATAAGGGTAGAACTAAAACCGCTCACAAAAGAAGATTTCATAAGAATCCTGACGGAACCGAAAAACGCACTAACAAAACAGTACACTGAACTTCTTAAAACGGAAGGCGTTGAAATAGAATTTACAGAAGACGGCATCGAAGAGATAGCTAAAATGGCGGAAGAGGCAAATACAAAAGCCGAAAACATCGGCGCAAGAAGACTTCACACCGTACTTGAAAGACTCCTTGAAGACATATCATTCAACGCACCCGAAATGAAAGGACAAAAGGTCATAATAAACAGAGAATACGTAAAAGAAAGACTCGGCAACATTATAGAAGACGAAGATCTTACAAGATACATACTGTGA
- the purM gene encoding phosphoribosylformylglycinamidine cyclo-ligase → MSEKKLTYKDAGVDIEAGDALVERIKPFAKKTFDSNVLAGIGGFGAGYLIPEGYKKPVLVSGTDGVGTKLKVAQMANVHDTVGIDLVAMCVNDILTVGAKPLFFLDYFATGKLSVDTAADVVKGIAKGCEIAGCALIGGETAEMPDFYPEGEYDLAGFVVGIVDMEKYITGEKIKPGNIVIGIASSGIHSNGYSLVRKLFFEILKLDVNDTVDELGKSVAEILLTPTKIYVKSILNLLSKVNVKGLAHITGGGIPGNLVRILPNGTKAVIEKDSWEVLPIFKFIQEKGNVPEEEMFKTFNMGVGMCVVVSPEDVEKTLAVLKEAGEKAFIIGKIEEGNKKVEIK, encoded by the coding sequence ATGAGTGAGAAAAAACTTACATACAAGGACGCTGGCGTTGATATTGAAGCTGGAGACGCACTCGTTGAGAGGATAAAACCTTTCGCGAAAAAAACGTTTGACAGTAACGTACTTGCCGGAATAGGCGGTTTTGGTGCAGGATATCTTATACCTGAAGGTTACAAAAAACCCGTTTTAGTTTCCGGAACAGACGGTGTTGGAACAAAACTTAAAGTTGCCCAGATGGCAAACGTTCACGATACTGTTGGAATTGACCTTGTAGCAATGTGCGTTAACGACATATTGACCGTTGGTGCAAAACCCCTCTTTTTCCTTGACTACTTCGCAACAGGTAAACTCTCAGTTGACACCGCCGCAGACGTTGTAAAAGGTATAGCAAAGGGATGCGAAATTGCCGGCTGTGCACTCATCGGTGGCGAAACGGCTGAGATGCCTGACTTTTACCCTGAAGGTGAATATGACCTTGCAGGTTTCGTAGTCGGAATCGTTGACATGGAAAAGTACATAACCGGCGAAAAGATAAAGCCGGGGAATATTGTTATAGGTATTGCATCATCGGGAATACACAGCAACGGATACTCTTTAGTAAGAAAGCTCTTCTTTGAAATTCTGAAATTAGACGTAAACGATACCGTTGATGAGTTAGGAAAAAGCGTTGCCGAAATTCTGCTGACACCCACAAAAATATACGTAAAATCGATATTAAATCTCCTGTCAAAAGTAAATGTTAAAGGGCTTGCCCACATTACGGGCGGTGGAATACCCGGAAACCTTGTAAGAATTCTTCCAAACGGAACAAAAGCCGTAATAGAGAAAGATTCATGGGAAGTTTTGCCAATATTTAAATTCATTCAGGAAAAGGGAAACGTTCCTGAAGAAGAGATGTTTAAAACGTTCAACATGGGCGTTGGAATGTGTGTGGTAGTTTCACCTGAAGACGTGGAGAAAACACTTGCCGTTCTTAAAGAAGCGGGTGAAAAAGCTTTCATAATAGGTAAAATAGAGGAAGGAAACAAAAAGGTTGAGATAAAATGA
- a CDS encoding pitrilysin family protein, with the protein MERFKISENVEAVLNPVDELDITSVVIFSENGSVTDNGKAGLTNLSLHVGLKRSVSKTTKEIAFLTEPYGSSIIPETGKDFSTISFQITPDGFPVFIEVLSELITEPAFTEEDFIIEKETTIAAIRARLESAFSFGYEEFNLFTYKNTPYKNLPSGTVETVVPITLNDLKEKYRRFFNEGKFIISIAGKIPENVEKLLSKLPIKGGKNRKLLFKTPIEKSESVNLCRKGSTQTFIIRGYEAPSVNDWKKYVSYKLLNTVVGDGFNSILFQQLREKQGLAYSTGSFFPTLKNPGRFVIYIGTSPEKEEQALKGIDNLIENLPALIGEEDINRAKNYLKGTYLLDHEKRLRKAWYYGWWTVLTGTPEKDTQYIEEIESLTLKDVKEAAEELSKKPYHQVIVCNG; encoded by the coding sequence ATGGAGAGGTTTAAAATTTCTGAAAACGTTGAAGCAGTCCTCAATCCCGTAGATGAACTTGACATAACTTCTGTCGTCATCTTTTCAGAAAACGGAAGCGTAACAGACAACGGAAAAGCAGGACTCACAAACTTGTCCCTCCACGTTGGTCTAAAAAGGAGTGTTTCAAAAACGACCAAGGAAATAGCATTCTTAACAGAACCTTACGGTTCATCGATAATTCCAGAAACAGGAAAAGATTTTTCTACTATATCTTTCCAGATAACTCCCGATGGATTCCCGGTCTTCATAGAAGTCCTCTCTGAACTGATAACGGAACCGGCCTTTACCGAAGAAGATTTCATAATAGAAAAAGAGACAACCATTGCTGCCATAAGGGCAAGACTTGAAAGTGCATTTTCGTTTGGTTACGAAGAATTTAACCTTTTCACCTATAAAAACACACCTTACAAAAATCTACCGTCCGGAACGGTAGAAACCGTCGTGCCCATAACTCTCAACGACCTTAAAGAGAAATACAGAAGGTTTTTTAACGAAGGAAAATTCATTATTTCAATTGCAGGGAAAATCCCCGAAAATGTGGAAAAACTACTCTCTAAACTTCCCATAAAGGGAGGAAAGAACAGAAAACTTCTCTTTAAAACGCCCATTGAAAAAAGTGAAAGTGTAAACTTATGCAGGAAAGGTTCAACACAAACCTTCATAATAAGAGGATACGAAGCACCGTCAGTAAATGACTGGAAAAAGTACGTCTCCTATAAGCTGCTGAACACCGTTGTAGGTGATGGATTTAACTCTATCCTCTTTCAGCAGCTACGGGAAAAACAGGGACTTGCCTATTCAACAGGTTCCTTCTTCCCGACACTAAAAAATCCTGGAAGATTTGTCATATACATAGGCACGTCGCCGGAAAAGGAAGAACAGGCACTAAAAGGCATTGACAACCTGATAGAAAACCTGCCGGCGTTAATCGGCGAAGAAGATATTAACAGGGCCAAAAACTACCTTAAAGGGACTTATCTACTTGACCACGAGAAAAGACTACGAAAAGCCTGGTACTACGGATGGTGGACAGTGCTGACAGGAACACCGGAAAAAGACACCCAATACATAGAAGAGATTGAATCACTAACACTTAAAGACGTAAAAGAAGCAGCTGAAGAGTTAAGTAAAAAACCCTACCATCAGGTAATCGTCTGCAATGGATAG
- a CDS encoding radical SAM protein yields MILATEAFKNCTICPRNCGVDREKEKGFCKTGIKLKVASAFAHFGEEPVLTGIYGSGTIFFSGCNLGCVFCQNYDISHLCEGEEITVEELTEIMLYLQANRCHNINLVTPTHQIPLIVPAILKAKEKGLSVPVVYNCGGYEKVETLKELDGIVDIYMPDIKTFNRNFATKYLKAPDYPEVVKDAVLEMFRQVGNLEIGSDGTAKRGVLIRHLVMPGYTGDTIEILNWIKDTIGKGAYVNVMDQYFPAYRASEFPEIARRITEEEFLTVYNHAKKLGLRLAVE; encoded by the coding sequence TTGATTCTTGCTACTGAAGCTTTTAAAAACTGCACAATCTGTCCCAGAAACTGCGGCGTAGATAGGGAAAAGGAAAAGGGCTTTTGCAAAACGGGAATTAAACTGAAGGTTGCCTCTGCCTTTGCCCACTTCGGTGAGGAACCTGTTTTAACGGGTATTTACGGTTCGGGAACTATATTCTTTTCAGGCTGTAACCTCGGGTGTGTTTTCTGTCAGAATTACGACATTTCGCACCTGTGCGAAGGGGAAGAGATAACGGTTGAAGAGCTTACAGAAATCATGCTCTACCTTCAGGCAAACAGGTGCCACAACATAAACCTTGTGACGCCGACCCATCAGATTCCCCTTATAGTTCCTGCGATTTTAAAGGCGAAAGAGAAAGGCCTTTCCGTCCCTGTAGTTTACAACTGCGGAGGTTATGAAAAGGTTGAAACGTTAAAAGAGTTAGATGGTATCGTTGACATCTACATGCCGGACATTAAAACTTTTAACCGGAATTTTGCAACTAAATACCTTAAAGCGCCGGATTATCCGGAAGTTGTAAAAGATGCGGTTCTGGAAATGTTTCGTCAGGTTGGAAATCTTGAAATCGGCAGTGACGGGACAGCTAAAAGGGGCGTTTTAATAAGGCACCTTGTCATGCCGGGATACACCGGTGACACCATAGAAATTCTTAACTGGATAAAAGATACGATAGGAAAAGGTGCTTACGTAAACGTTATGGATCAGTACTTTCCCGCTTACAGGGCATCTGAATTTCCTGAAATAGCGCGGCGGATAACGGAAGAGGAATTTTTAACCGTTTACAACCACGCAAAAAAACTCGGATTGAGGCTTGCAGTTGAATAA